CGTCCTCAGgtttattaaattaaaaatttgACGATGCAGTTACTGAAACAAGAAAACCCCTAGATATGTTTCATATTCGATAATATACTAAACTAGAATGAAATTGCAGATAGATTCATTACATGAAGATGGGAGGGTATTGTTCATAGATGGCACTTCAATCTTCGCAGACACTATCATATACTGTACAGGGTAAAATGCTCTATTCCATGCACTTGCCTTTGCTAGTAAAAAGCTGAAGATAAAACCCAGGTGATATATAACTAGCTTGGGAACTTCATCCATCTACTAGACGTTCTAATACTCATTCTGTATTATCGCTTATGTAGCTTATATATAATATCTTATTTCAAAAAGATTAAAAAATTATTGAGTATAGTAACACATTACTAAATAATTTGACTTTTATACTTTAAATTCACCAGAAATAGTGAGATTGAACTAGTAAGTGCTTAGGCGTGGTTTGTCTTAAAGTGAAAACAATCTTGTTACAGCAACACGATAATGACAAAtccaagtgtttttttttttttttttttgcattgtaCAGGTACTCCTACTCCTTTCCATTTCTTGACACCAAAGGAATGGTAGCAGTTGATGATGACAGAGTGGGCCCTCTTTATGAGCATACCTTCCCCCCTTCTCTTGCTCCCTCTCTCTCCTTCATTGGCATACCCAAAAAGGTAACCacttcccaattttttttttttttttttttttttggttttcccgGTGTTTGGACCCACTTTGGGGCCTGACTAATCCGGATTCCTGCCGGAAAGTCCCACTTTGGGGTAAAATGCTCTCTATTAAAGGCGATTCCATTTTCCGGGCTCGAACTCGAGACCTCTAAATTTAGATGAAGGGACATTTCCTGGTTACCACCCCACTACAACCACTTCCCAACTTTTAACCCCTACACAATTGTACAACAATTACTCAACCAATTAATTAATGGTGCCTTAATTTCAAATTTAAGAAATAGCTTTAATCCTAATTATATTCTAGAAAAAACAGCTTCTATCATCATTTTGGATTACTGTTCAGAAATAGATCATTATTCCTTTTTAAGAGATGAAGTATCAGTTAAAAGATCTTTCTCTTATTTATGATGTAGCTCATAGGGTTTCCTTTCTTCGAGTCACAAGCAAAATGGATTGCCCAGCTGCTGTCTGGGAAAAGAACACTCCCCTCATGGGATGAGATGATGCAATCCATCAAGGAATTTTATCGTTCAAGAGAAGTTGATGGTATTCCAAAGCATAATACCCATGATATTGCTAATTTTGAGGTAAAGTTATTGAGGGTGCTCTAAAACCAATTGTCACAAATTGACTAGAGCATTTTAAGCTACGGAACCAGGACACCTACTAAATCCTGTGTTTGAATAATTTTCTTTGACAGTACTGTGACAAGTATGCAGACTACATAGGATTCCCACACCTAGAAGAATGGAGAAAAGAACTCTGCCTATCAGCACTAAGAAATGCGGATATAAACTTGGATACATATCGGGATTCATATGATGACATTGAGATGCTACAAGCAGCTTATCAAAGCCCACACTTCACTCACCTTGGTCCTCGGGATTTCTGAATCTGAAGGCATAATTACAGATGCATACAGATGAAGTGCGACCAATTTAATTCATTTATTTTCTGAAGTAGATTTGTTCCACTATTTAGTATTTACTAGCTTCTACCAGAGTGGAAAGGGAAGTTTCATATATTACTTACGACTTCATCCCTGCCTACGAAAATACAAAACGTCAAAAGGCTGCTGGTTGAATGATCGACTTTGTAAGAAAAGATGATGATATTCAtgaaattttgttttattttttactaAAGAATATTAGCTGAAGGCTATTCTCTAGAAACTATTGTATGATATGTGAAGTGAAATCCATAATAAGACTTGCATTCATGTTATGATTAGTATAAATTGTAATTTCATTCCTCAATACATTGCTACCTAATTTAATGAAATTGAGACACGATGTAACACTTTCATGGAACTATTAGAGGTTCCTGCATTTAAATAGCTACTCAAGTGAAGGACTTATACCATGAAAGCTAATTATTTTCAGGTATAAAAGGCACGGCCAGATTTATGGGCTAACAAAACCTGGCTGCCAAAGCTAGCCCAAGAAGAGGTCAACAAGCAATGTATTTGTTATGGCAATAACATATTCTGCCTCAATAGTCATACAAGAGTTGTTACTGAAGATCCTACTAAAAGAAGCAATAACAATGTGTAAAAATTAGGGTAGAATGCAATGTACCTTTGGCATATGCATTTTTCAGCAAAGATTCAGATACTGTGTCACCGTCATTGTTGTCGAGAAGGTGAACTTCTTCTTATAGCATTGTTCTGAGAGTGCAAACATAGCAGACATGCCAAGATGTGTCTCACCTGAAAAAACAGCTAATGTGCTCAAGGGACTGTAATACAAACTTCAACATTAGTTGTCTAACTGAATTACAGGTCGTTACTACCTAAGATCATAGACAAGGCAAACAGTCAGCACAAAACACGAGTAATCTCAGACAAACTTGAGAGCCTTCAAAGCACACATTCTGCAATTCAATTGCCCGAAATCTTTAGGCCTTCAGCAGAGTCAGAGCTAAATAAAAGATACGTTGAGCCTAGTGCACTATTTCTCAGACATCAAGGACTAAAACATTCACAAAGATAGGTTTCTAATAATAAACTCAACTCCAGAAACCGTAAAGATATTGGCAGAATGACTACCCAAGtagaataacaacaacaacatacccagtattaTTTTGTGAAATTCGCAACATTCTTGGGCTTACTGCTTCATTACGTGAAAGACACGAAGGAACACATGGTGAGCAGCGGTATCAAACACCAATCGTATCTGAATTTTATCCATGTTGTGCTAGGCTATGTCCGATATATCAGGAAAAGACTAAAATATCTCCAGTTATCCATCCATCAAAAGAGGAAATAACTACCCAAATCCGATGGCAGATTCTGCGACCTCTCAGTTCACTTCATTTTCTGAAGCTCAAAAACTAAAGCTGACAGTTTTAATTATATAAATGAGACACAACATCCTCAGTGAACATTAGCCGGTCTCTGTGCTGTAACTTGTAATTGCCCCTAATGTGTCAGAAGACATAACATCAATAATATACTAGGTAATCACCAATAATCTTTGCATGAGCAAAGACCTCCAGTGAAATGATGGAAGCGCTTTATATCTCTAACAACAATATTCCTTTTATAAATAGCTGAAGCAAGCTTAAAGAATTGGTGGCAGTCCTGACAAATCCTTAAATTCTTCATTATCCTTAATGTAGGTTCAGATGAATATAGCAGCCCATATGCAAGAGCAAGCTTTTCACTGTGGTATATCAGATTATGCTCCTTTTCCTCTTCACTAATATCATACAGAGCCATCTCTGTTTCAGGCACATAACCAGCTAATTTCAACTCATTTTTCATGTCTTCCAGCATCTTATGGATTTCCTCATGCCCTGTTTTAAGTGGATCAGATGCCTTAAACTCATATACTTCATTTTCAATTTCAATTGAACTGCATCCAGGAATCTTTTTGATTCCGCCGCTGTCCATCAGTTCCCTAACATCTCCAACTTCAGTCCATTTCTTTCTTTGAGTGTGAACATTTGATATTAACACGTAGTTCTCCCCGTTCATCGGTTCCAGTTCCAGAAGCTTACGGAAAGAAAATTCACCAAGTTCTTCTCTTCCATGAAATCTACAGGCACCAAGTAGTATCCTCCATATTATTGCGTCTGGCTTTAGTTTCATAGAATGAATCATTTCCATAGCTTCATCCAGGAATCCACCACGTCCAAGTAGATCAATCATACAACCATAATGCATGATCTTCGGCTGCAATCCAAACTGATTTATCATGCTTGAGAACCGCCTTCTACCTTCCTCAACAAAACCTTGGTGACAACAAGCGCACAAAACACCCACGAAACTAACATCATCAGGCTTAAAGTCTTCAACAACCATCCTATCAAAAGCCTCCAATGCAGCCTCGCCTTGTCCATTCATTGCATACGCCGAAATCAATACATTCCATGTATAAACATTTCTAACTCCCATACTCTCAAACACCTTTTTCGCCTCATCAATATCTCCACATTTAGCATACATATCGATCAACGCAGTACCAACGTATACATTCATTCTCAACCGATTCCTCACAATATAATCATGGATCCACCGCCCTTGATTCAAAGCTCCTAAATGAGAGCAAGCCGATAAAACGCCAACCATAGTAACCTCACCTGGTTTAACCCCACAAGCTAACATTTCCCTAAACACATCAATTGCTTCCCTAAACCTCCTATTATGCGTATAACTCGTTATCAACGCATTCCACGTAACCACATTTCTCTCAGGAATTTCATCGAACAGCTGGCGTGCATCATCGGGTTGTTGACAAATCCCATACATGTAGACAAGTGCAGTGTTTGTATAAACATCACAAGTGAAACCCAACTGAATTGCATTACAATGTATGGATTTTCCAACTTCTCCGTAACATAACTGAGCAACTGATTTGAGAAGGCTAGGGAATGTTGAGCAATCAGGAAGGATATTGAGTTTACGCATTTGGGTGTAAATAAAAATTGAACGCGAGTGACATTTTGAATCCGCATAGCGTTTAATAAGTGTATTACATAAATTACAATCAACGAAATGAGAGTAGTCATGGAATAGAAGAGCAGTATTAGCAAACCAATTTGAAGAGATAGAAGAATCAATCAGTTTCATAAGCGAGTATTTGTCAGTGGGTTTATTGCAGGTTAGCTTTTGGTTCATGCGGCGCATTTTTGTTGCTATTGTGGCAGTTGAATAAATACGGCTAACACTTAACAGACTAGGGAGCCGCCATGTATAAGATTTGGAATTATTTTAAAATGCGCGCTTTATTAAGTGGCGAAATATAGAATTTGAAGATCAAAAACAAA
The nucleotide sequence above comes from Lycium barbarum isolate Lr01 chromosome 3, ASM1917538v2, whole genome shotgun sequence. Encoded proteins:
- the LOC132632899 gene encoding pentatricopeptide repeat-containing protein At2g02980, chloroplastic-like, translated to MRRMNQKLTCNKPTDKYSLMKLIDSSISSNWFANTALLFHDYSHFVDCNLCNTLIKRYADSKCHSRSIFIYTQMRKLNILPDCSTFPSLLKSVAQLCYGEVGKSIHCNAIQLGFTCDVYTNTALVYMYGICQQPDDARQLFDEIPERNVVTWNALITSYTHNRRFREAIDVFREMLACGVKPGEVTMVGVLSACSHLGALNQGRWIHDYIVRNRLRMNVYVGTALIDMYAKCGDIDEAKKVFESMGVRNVYTWNVLISAYAMNGQGEAALEAFDRMVVEDFKPDDVSFVGVLCACCHQGFVEEGRRRFSSMINQFGLQPKIMHYGCMIDLLGRGGFLDEAMEMIHSMKLKPDAIIWRILLGACRFHGREELGEFSFRKLLELEPMNGENYVLISNVHTQRKKWTEVGDVRELMDSGGIKKIPGCSSIEIENEVYEFKASDPLKTGHEEIHKMLEDMKNELKLAGYVPETEMALYDISEEEKEHNLIYHSEKLALAYGLLYSSEPTLRIMKNLRICQDCHQFFKLASAIYKRNIVVRDIKRFHHFTGGLCSCKDYW